cgtatacaaaacggacaatctctttcaaagtatcaggatttcatccggaaactcgtctgttacaaagggatttcatttttcaatACTTATTTGAACctctgactttttgtgtgttcaaaatgcaccattcgaagccacatcatcatttttcaatccatcctgacttcatttgttatttttcatgcatttactaattattttgagctataagaccctaaaattgaaaagcatttcaagtgaactctgaaaaggttgaaagttggcatgatatcatcatttcatccacatagcatgtgcaagaaagttgagagggttacggcaaaaactggatgcacttcgtgtacaaaacggacaatctatttcaaagtatcaggatttcatacggaaactcgtctattacaaagggatttcatttttttaaacttatttgaactcctgacttttggtgtgttcaaaatgcaccattcgaagccacatcatcatttttcaatcctttctgacttcatttgttatttttcatgcatttactaattattttgagctataagaccctaaaattgaaaagcatttcaaatgaactctgaaaaggttgaaagttggcatgatatcatcatttcatccacatagcatgtgcaagaaagttgagagggttacggcaaatactggatgcacttcgtgtacaaaacggacaatgtctttcaaagtatcaggatttcatacggaaactcatctgttacaaagggatttcattttttaaaacatatttgaactcctgactttttgtgtgttcaaaatgcaccattcaaagccacatcatcatttttcaatcctttctgacttcatttgttatttttcatgcattcactaattattttgagctataagaccctaaaattgaaaagcatttcaaatgaactctgaaaaggttgaaagttggcatggtatcatcatttcatccacatagcatgtgcaagaaagttgagagggttacggcaaatactggatgtacttcgtatacaaaacggacaatctctttcaaagtatcaggatttcatccggaaactcgtctgttacaaagggattttattttttaatacttatttgaacccctgactttttgtgtgttaaaaatgcaccattcaaagccacatcatcatttttcaatccttcctgacttcatttgttatttttcatgcatttactaattattttgagctataagaccctaaaattgaaaagcatttcaaatgaactctgaaaagattgaaagttggcatggtatcatcatttcatccacaataTAGATGCGcttatttcaaatgaactctgaaaatgttaaaattgaaaagcatttcaaatgaactctgaaaaggttgaaagttttttttctcttttgctttatttgttttgttttgtttctacttacaacaaaaaacttatttattttatttctaattacttatgttcacattagtcccggttcgtgactgaaccggggctaatgtgaaaactgtcctgtgacctaagccctgttttgtactagtgatgggccaggagcgtggcccattggtcccggtttgtcccaccaaccgggaccaaagggtccggacgaaccgggaccaatgcccccacgaggcccggcaggcccctggccgcacgaatcgggaccaatgctcacattagtcccggttcgtgactgaaccagggctaatgtgaaaactgtcctgtgacctaagtcctgttttctactagtgcagcaCCATCAGGATTTCGGTTGCGCGGGGATGGATGTGGAGTGGATTTTGACCATAGGGTGCATAATCAACACGGGCCAGGGAGATGCCCAAAGTGTTCAAGCCAGCAATCTGCGCAACATTAACTGCGGCCACAGCGGAGCCTTGCTTGTTGCTCGTGTTCCCGGCCATGTGAAGGCCAGAGAAGTAGAAGTCTTCTACCATGGCAGTCTTCGGGTCTTTGCATGCAAATCCGTTGACGAAAGCTGCACATACATatacatattttcaagagttagcAAATACACATTGGCACCAATAAGTAGCTTGAACAtatcacggcatgcatgcatgcatgctaatGTTGCGTGTTTGGTTATACGTACCTTGGGATGTTCTGTCGGCGACACAGAAATCCTGGAGTTGGCCTGGGTCGGAGGCAAGAGCACGAGAAGTGGACAGAGCGAATAGGGCAAGGAGGAAGAACTGTGCTGCCATTTGGATACCAATGTTGATTCTCCCAAAATCACTTGTGTGTTTGATCAAGTAGAGAGAGAACGAGTTATTGTGCTGCGTACTGCTTGTGCCGTCGAAGagttggagaccgggttatatagGCATGGAAGAGGTAGCTTTTCTGTTGGAACGTTAACGCATGTGGCTACGAAGAAAATCTATCTAATTTATAATAAGGGAGTAACGAGAAACAAGTCTAAAGCGTGTACCTAGCAGGCGGCAGTCTTGCTTGCGACGGCTAACTAATTGATCCCACTCCGGTCTATATTGTATGCGGTTTGAACAAGTCATGCTCGTATTTGTACTATCTCTCTTGTCTCACCAGATGGAATTGGCTTCAACCTATTATTATGAGTGCTCCCATGCGTACAGCACCCCCCGAAAAgctttaaaaatatattttttcgtCCTCAGGTTGATTAGCTAAGACTAATCTGAATCAGATGGCCGATTGATTTGTCCCTAACCTGCATACCTAAGTCTAGATATGAAAAGCTTGGACCGGTCTCTCTATGCTATGATTCCTTCTCCTACTGTCAGAATCACGGCGCTCTGCCAAATGGCAGGCGCACGTCTTCTGTAAATTTGTTCAAGCTCCtgtttttatcaagattttcatgtCCCTAAGTTTTAGGAACAAACCAGCATATAACAATTCCATTGGCCATTTATAttctttctttctcctttttttgtgaaTATTCTttatttgtttctttctttctttctttctccctTTCTTTCTTCTACTAGCTAGTAGTTGGAGGATACAGTAGAAAGATACCTTACATTGTTTCTTACTTTTGTTTATCTGAAGTATAATTTTGAATCATTATAAAATCTGTATCAAACCCTTAAGATCTGTTGAGTTCAAACTTAAGAAATGTCATGAAATTGGTTCATGCAATTTGCTCAACATGCTAGTGATATAGGATTCCCTGTAAGTTCGTGCTCCAAGTATTTTACTTGGGATTCCAGTTTGAGAATCTTTAGCTGAAATAATTGTAGAGTATATCGCGATCTAAGCACTAATGATCTACATTGTCTAAAAATGAATTTTCAATCGGGGAACGAAGCTTGGGAATATGCCGCCCATAATTTTTGGTAAATGTGGTGTTATCTCTGTGTTAAGCAAGATAAATCTCAGTTCATATCATACTCTGTCAAAGTGTGGAGCCAGAGGTATTGCTGCAGCCGGAGGTAGATGCCTATTATTTTTGTTTCGTGATGGATGGCATTGAAGGGAAATGGATCTAAAATGTCACCTTCTACAGTAGTAAGATTTCCGGTTGAAATAGGTGGTGTTGAATGTTAGGTGTTTCTTGTAAGAATAATTAGCATCGATCATTGACCTTCCATAGTATGGTAATACTTAATATTATGTGCTTTGATTCATGTTGCATGGTATATAGTTGGTTGTTCACCAATACACAAGGGGCGGCCTCGAAAAGATAGACATGTTGTACTGGTAGagataagagcatctccactaggcTCCCAAGAAGCCCCCTAGAGGCACTTTTTCAGCGCCGGCGGGCGAAAAACTCCCCACTCGCGCCCCCATGACCTTAAAAAACGCCGGATTTGGCAAAAATAAGAGCCGGCGGTACCAGGGCGATCCCAGGGCACCGGGGGGCTGTTGGGGGCGGAGAGAGAAGATTTTGCATGTCaatggcccactgtcagcctcccaCTCGTCTCTTCATACTTTTTCTCCCGGTCCCCACCCACGTGCTTTCCCCAcatactcgccccccccccccctgctggtCGCGGCCGCCTCCTCGCCACACGCCGGCCTCTGCCTCCTCACCGCCGCCCTCTGCTCACATAGCTCCGCCGCGCCGCCCTACTCAcagcgcgccgccgtcgccgccctgctCGTCGCGTGCCGGCCCGGGCTCGAGGAGCGGTGGCGCTGGCCGGAGCTGGCGAGGCTGGGGTTGGCGAGGCCGGGGCTGGCGAGGCCGGAGCTGGCAAGGCGGgggcgtggccggagcgcgcgtgGCCGGGGCGCAGGAGGAGCGCACGTGGccaggcggaggaggagcgcgcggggTAGTCAGAGTAGCGGCCGAAGAGGCTGCGCGCGCTCGCTCTTGGTCGGCTTGAAGAAGGCGCCCCGCTTCGAGCTCCCCGGCCGCGACGTCGCCGAGAAGAACTGCAGGCTCTCGTACAGCTCCGCCGCGAGGTCCGCCGGCAGGCGCAGCTGGTTCAGGGCCTCCGCCGCGCCCATGCCCACCGACGACGGGCTGGGCACGGACTGCTGCACCGTCGTCGAGTCCCTGGACGGCGAGTCCGGCATCATCGCGTAGCTCCGGCTGTTCTGCTCTTAGCGTCATGTACCTCTCCTTGCTCATCCTCTCGCTGCCTGGTGTCTTTGAGCCTGCTCGTACTTGACGGACGGTGCGGAGTGGGCGTGCTGTTGGCGAACGGCACGTCGTGGGCGTGGCCGGAGCGGCGCGGACGTGGCCTGTGCGGCACGCGCGTGGACTGGGCAGGTGTGCGGGTGGGGCGACGACTGGAAAAATCCTCACCCCCAAAGCAAAAATTTCGTCGGGGCCTCCCCACGAGGGCAAAAAAAACGCCTCCGGGGGGCACAAcggtggagatgctctaagaaccCCTACCTACAGACTAGGCTATCGCTCTGCTGCAAAAAACTCCACCGTACATGGTTATACTATACCACATCACTGCAAATTTTACAATGATGTGGGTGACTTTCGAAGACAAGCAAGTCTGAAAACCAATGTGCAGTGTGTCTATCGCCAATGGGTACTCCATTTTTCCTGGCGGCAAATTCACAGACGTTTTTTTTTTCATTCCAATCTTATCTATTTGACAATTTTGATACATGTCTTATATTTTAATAAAAATCATATAGATAATACATTTCACATGAATTCCACACACACGTGGCTTCCCTCCTGCTCTCCTTGGTAGTAGTGTTCTCCTCGGGAAGTTAAGCTCCGACGTATTTTTTTCGACGATCAAAATATTCCTTAAAAGCCTAGAGTCTTGATCTAATGTATGTGTACACCCATACGCTAGCACAAATGACAATATCATATCAATACATACAATTCATATGAACCATACTAGATCACCAACACCATAAGAACAAGGGAAATTAACCAAACATGGTAGaaatagcacaaagatcataggCTGATAATTCATTGCATCAAACACCATGCCTTGGTAAGGGATTGGAATGGTTTGGTAATAAATGGCGTGGACTGCAATAGAGGCGACGGCGGTGATGGTGGTGCCCCCAATGTGGTTCTGGCACACCGTCGGAAGCAAGGGC
This DNA window, taken from Triticum aestivum cultivar Chinese Spring chromosome 1D, IWGSC CS RefSeq v2.1, whole genome shotgun sequence, encodes the following:
- the LOC123164394 gene encoding putative germin-like protein 2-1, translating into MAAQFFLLALFALSTSRALASDPGQLQDFCVADRTSQAFVNGFACKDPKTAMVEDFYFSGLHMAGNTSNKQGSAVAAVNVAQIAGLNTLGISLARVDYAPYGQNPLHIHPRATEILMALFLLVLEGSLYVGFVTSNPENKLFSKVLHKGDVFVFPQGLIHFQFNIGANKAIAIAALSSKNPGVITIANAAFASKPSISDDILAKAFQVDKKIVDRIQAQF